A region from the Lolium perenne isolate Kyuss_39 chromosome 4, Kyuss_2.0, whole genome shotgun sequence genome encodes:
- the LOC127293220 gene encoding uncharacterized protein: protein MASDQTLPLPAPSNPNQIHTPTAPLPLPGDDSTTPPPPPTASTAARKLPIKRRSPPRPSASPTSSSGANPAFKFQRIWSETDELRFLQGLLGCGAQGQGLAFPRDLNVFYDQFSESMPQPYTRSQLSEKLRRLKNKHRAVAARVANGLDPARLAPHDRDVLHLCSRLWDPAYAANSPFAGPDSANKRRRANPAPSGLAPLPAPSGDSSYNGGITSSAAAPFPEEDGMYLEQESGHNNLPYFDHQAAPLAADPSLDGVAMSQPGETVAAFTDNQAVPAFTNIAHNGPATVAPNTFANNNHNMVADNKNCKVVPPRSNDHRVASAVLDIFEECMREAKAEGATCDANAEETELAKRWRQQRIDELDVLSRRLRLIIEDATTAAGH from the coding sequence ATGGCCTCGGACCAGACCCTCCCACTCCCCGCCCCGTCCAACCCTAACCAGATCCACACCCCGACCGCACCGCTCCCGCTCCCGGGAGACGACTCCACGACCCCGCCCCCGCCCCccaccgcctccaccgccgcgcgGAAGCTGCCCATCAAGCGCCGCTCCCCGCCGCGCCCCTCCGCCTCCccgacctcctcctccggcgccaACCCCGCCTTCAAGTTCCAGCGCATCTGGTCCGAGACCGACGAGCTGCGCTTCCTGCAGGGCCTGCTCGGCTGCGGCGCGCAGGGCCAGGGCCTCGCCTTCCCGCGCGACCTCAACGTCTTCTACGACCAGTTCTCCGAGTCCATGCCGCAGCCCTACACCCGCTCCCAGCTCTCCGAGAAGCTGCGCCGCCTCAAGAACAAGCaccgcgccgtcgccgcccgcgTCGCCAACGGCCTCGACCCCGCCCGCCTCGCACCGCACGACCGCGACGTGCTCCACCTCTGCTCCCGCCTCTGGGACCCCGCCTACGCCGCAAACTCCCCCTTCGCCGGCCCCGACAGCGCCAACAAGCGACGCCGCGCCAACCCGGCCCCCTCCGGGCTCGCGCCGCTCCCGGCCCCCTCCGGGGATAGTAGCTACAACGGGGGGAttacctcctccgccgccgctcccTTCCCGGAGGAGGACGGCATGTACCTCGAGCAGGAGAGCGGCCACAACAACCTTCCCTATTTTGACCACCAAGCTGCTCCTCTTGCAGCTGACCCCAGCCTCGATGGGGTTGCCATGTCTCAACCCGGCGAGACCGTCGCTGCTTTTACAGACAATCAAGCCGTTCCTGCTTTCACCAACATCGCACACAATGGACCTGCAACCGTTGCCCCAAATACTTTTgcaaacaacaaccacaacatggTTGCAGACAACAAAAACTGCAAGGTAGTGCCGCCACGCAGCAACGACCACCGCGTGGCGAGCGCCGtgctggatatcttcgaggagTGTATGAGGGAGGCCAAGGCCGAAGGAGCAACCTGCGATGCAAACGCAGAGGAAACCGAACTTGCCAAGCGGTGGAGGCAGCAGAGGATTGACGAGCTCGATGTGTTGAGCCGGAGGCTCAGGTTGATCATCGAGGATGCTACTACCGCGGCAGGGCACTGA